TCTAATTAGAGCATACCTACAACCTCTGACAAGTACATATAAACATTGATAATTGTATTGTTCGTCAAATAGTATCGCTGTATATTCGAATTCCGAAAATTACCAAGCGATCAAGAGATGGAACTAAGCCAGAAAGGGAACATTGTTCATTGTCCTGGATAACTCTTGCTCCCATAAGGGTTAGGAGCCCAGCTTTAACTTGCTTTGGGCTGGTAAAATCTTGTAACTTTCCAGACAAGGCTGTGTTGTGCTAAAATGTCCCCTGGGGGTGACAGGACAATGACCGGAAAATGAGCCGACTGGTTGGGGGCCAGAATCCCGTGGGCAATTCCAACTCCAGGTGGGTCATGATTTGTCAATTAATTATTCAATTTTGTTGCCCGTCCAGTGGTCCATTTATTGCTTAGCCGCAAACTCACCCGCAGGGTAAAATCATCGATCTCCTCTCCGAAATTATAAAGTATGGCGCAGCTTTTGCGGAACGAATTTATGGAGACTGGATGGCCCCAATTTGAAGGGCTGGAAGGACAAGCTCGTTAAGTcattgatttaattattctagaCTTATCATTAGAGCCTGATGCGAGAAGCCGGCCATCGTCTGAGAAGGCGGCCGAACAAAGCAGCCAGAATGGCCCTCTAGTCTGCATTTCTGGATTCCAATACTCTTCCACCTTTGGGCCTCTGAATAACCAAGCCGGAAGTTCTCTCTCAAAAGTTCTCTCTGATTAACGCTTTATGTGGTGCGAAAATCAGGCCAGAGCTGTACAGCTACAGTGGTATCGTATCAAAGATTTGTGCAAATTTTAGGATAAATCTGCGCGCATCTGAGAGGAAAAGACATATATCTCATTACTAGGTATGTCCTAGGTCCAACAGTTAGCAACGTGTCCCAGGGTCCGATGGGGTCAGGCGGGACCAAATAATAGGCTGAGGCTGTGCAAGGGAACAAATCGACACGAGTAGTGAGGATCTGACCCTCGTTTCTCCTTAATGTCGGCTGTGCCGCTTTACTCTGTTaaacttcatcctcttctgaAAACTTGACATATTTAAGCTCAACTTCCAGCCTGCGCCCTCTTTATTCCAGTCCTGTTAGCTCTTTTTCCCAAAACACGACCGAGAACCTCGGTTTCCCGACCCTATATTTTTCCAGCAGCGACGGAGCAACCATGATTAGTGACGATGCAGCCAATGATAAGACTAAGCCATTCCCTACAACTCGGATCAAACGCTCAACATACGTTGTTTGGCTCGTCCTTTTATATGCCACTTTGGATCTTTTCTCCTGGGTGGTGCTCTGCAGGCTGACATATCGGCCCGTCACTGCCAGTCATTACGGCTACTGGATCTCGAATGACCAAGACAACAGTGGCTGGGGGTTGCACAACGTTGACTACGTCTATGAAGAGCGCGACCGAAATGAGAGATGGTATAAAGCTGCCCAAGTGGTTCAATCTATCGTCAGTCTATTGACGATTCCGttgactactactacctGCTCGAGTGCTGTTGTAGTATGGCTTCAGCACCGCCTGAATAGCAAGACTCCAAGCATTACGCTTCGCCAGATGACTGTACTTGCCGACAAGGGCTGGGCAGATATACCAACATACTTTCGACTAGTAACAACCAAACGGAGTCGCTACAGCAGCTCTTTCCTGATTTGGGCTTTGATTCTGCATGTCGTTGGTGGCCTCATTTCCCCGCTACAGCAGATCTTCCTTTCAACTGAGACGATCAAAACACCAACTTATCCAATGCATATCGGATTGCTTATGGACATCCCCGAGAAACTTACCGTCCAGTCGACAGGAGCATCACAGGTTGTAGCTCTGACACGAAAATCTATTGAGAGTACGTCAGCCAATGATCTTTCTTCCCAGCTCTGGGTAGGTAATGACAGCTGTCCTAACGCCCGTACCGACATGGGTGATATAAACACCAATGGGGTCATGCTATGTGATTTCGGAGGGTCAAGATGGGGAAACATGTCACTGTTTTCAGATCCGTTCCTTGCGGAGCTGCCTAAATATTTTAACACCGGCCTGATTCAGCAGTTCCTCCCCCGATTCAATACGACAGCACGTTACGAAAACATTTCGTTCGCAGATTTCCCTACCAACTGTGATACAATACCAGGTGCCTTATCTATCAGACATAGGGACGCCGACCGACCTCTTGGCGACGGACTCGACTCTTGGGCAGTTCATGCCTGCATGCCCAATGACCTTCGAAAATCTCCGTGGAGAAAAACTCGGACTCGTCAAGACTTCACCGAAGAGCTCTATCTTAACATTTCTATCTCCCAGGCAATGCAGCATTTGATGGAACGCCCCCTGGCACCCAATCCTCAACTATTCCGTGTCACGCTCGACACGACGGCTGGATATTTCGAGCTGCCGAACTATATGAATGGCAATAAGGCTGGGCCACTGCTTTTAGATAGTCCAAGCAAGGAATGTGGAAATGCTTGCCTGGCACAGGGCATGGGTAACTTCAGTATCTAGTAAGAGATGTTTACTCTTGTACCCAACTTAGAAACACTAACAGGCCAATCCAGCAACCATTATAGACTAAGCCGCGAAGATAGTGTGCCCCCAGTCACAAATGATCTTGAACAAGTGTCAAACAAGGGACCGCTGTTAACAACTGCTCTGGCTCTTTTTGGCAATAACTCTTGGCTAGAGACTCTCGCCAGATCACCTGGTCTCTATGATAGGGCGAATATCAGCAGAGTAGCCGACGACGTCTGCGTAGACCTAGCCCCCCTGGGCAGAATCTTTGCTTATCACAGACTCACCACAACGCAAAATTCGGACTTTTTCATGTTTAACGATATCAACAATTGTGTACGGCCTGAATCACTTGATCCGAATCTACCAACATTCCACAACGCATTACGTGCCGCGTCTTGGCTACAAAATTTTGAAGCTCCCGGAGGTGAGCCTATTTTGGCCAATGCATTCACCATATCGGCATATCTTGCCATTAGCGCATGGCTATCGGATATCGATCCCGGCACAAGGTCGTTCATGGTTAATTACGACCAAGGCGCCGACACACAGAAACCCTCCATCTCACTGGCAGGTATAATTGTGATGTCTGTTTTGGTTGGCCTAAATCTCATTGGCCTTTTTGTGACAGCTATTTATGCGAGCTGGTTTCCACGTTGGACAGACTCATTGAATGCCTTCAGTTTGCTGAGGTTGGGTAGCTCTATAAGTGACCATGTGCCACTGAAAGTTTCCGTCAAAGATGACGAAATCAGTGTGCTAGATGAGTTGCCGGGGTGGGTGGGTGATGACCCTCAAATTGAGGAGCCCAGTCATATTGCATTGGGTGGGTCCAGAGGTTTGCAGGGAAAAAGGGTCTATGAGGCATATGATGGTAAATCATTGAGGAACCGCAATCAGCGCCTGGCCAAGAGAACTGCCTACCGCAGGGCACGTCAGGCACGCCGGTCACATCGACTTGCTAGTCCTTGAGTCAGCTGTGGCTCTACTTCCACCATGACCGTAAGGTGACAGATATTTTGGGATGTTTCATTTATTTCGATGAACCCTAGGCTTACGCGTTCAAGACTCTTAACGCTATTCTGAGGCTACTGAAGGACGATGCGAGTCAAGGCGGAACAACCGAAGGTGTGGGTTCAATATAGATATTTGGGCAATCGTCGTCGACCGTTGTGTACATCTTTGGGCGTTGAGGTCGTTCTTCTGCCCTGGTTGGTGGTATCCACTTAGTGGGTGTCCGAACAACGGGGTTTCGAGGGCCGTATGCTGGCATCTCAAGTTAAAAATATggtattaaaattaaaatatatatatataatacttaatttatataacaaAGGATCTACTATACAGAGTAGATAGTCTATCAACTAGGTAAGAAAACGGGAGGCAAAAGGTAAAGCTCTATCATTAACTCGATAGTAGAAcaaatataaaagaagacTAATTCTTATCccttttttctatattttcaGCAGCgcttaaatagcttaaaaatccttctcttttagAAAGTTCTTTCCCTTAGAATCCCAACCGAATAGTCGGTAAATCCTTTTATTAGAAAAAGGGCCAAAAAGTCAAGGCGTTAATCTCTCTAAGGCTGGTTCAGAACTGCAAAGGGAGCTGGGGTGTATGTAGGTTGAGCAGGGGTTAGGAGCCCCGGGGGTTCTGTATCTCCTACGGGCcgattctgcatcggctccATGACATCTGAATTCAGGTATATATGTAAAGTACACAGAATGTACGGGCGACCAGTAgtatcaagaagatgagTTTAAGCTAGAAACGATACTCATAGATGGTCGGCCACCTTCTGTCATATGCGACTTTAGAGTATGCGAAGCTAGGCCGCTGGTCGTTAAAACATTATACAATATGGTATTCTAGGCGCTTCTGTATTCCTTCTGATTCAAACACTATATTTCTGCCAGTCTCCTAACTCCAGCAGCTGGGATAGCGCACGAcaaagcttcttcagatccAGAATGTTATCGAAGCGGAAAGCGATGTCGAAGAAAAGGACTTgtatataatagctattACCCAAGTAGTAAAAGGAAAGAGTTGTGTGGGTTGGTACGGTTAGAGGTGGGAGAGACACCCTCCAAAACCCAAGAAAACCCATGGCAAACTGTCTCTAATGGAGCCTCTGTATCGGCGAGCTTTGAGCCGGCATTGTTCCCTGGCGACGAACTGGTCCTCGCTGGCATTGGGGCTACTCATCCAAATTTTTGAGCTACAAAGGACGAAGGATCCCTTGGTCTGGACATAATCCCCAgtggatatatataaaagtgAGCCAACCAGCAGACGAAGAACTGGAACCAGCCCCTTATTCATCAGGTACTAGGGCCCAGCCTTTTGTTTTACTAATCCTAATCctgaccctaatgttgacctgTAAATCATTTGCAATGCAATAACTAAGCGCTAGGGGTGAATTCCATGTTATCCCCCCTGAAGACACGCATTTTCTCCGCCAAAGCCTCGACACTACCGAGAGGCGCATCATTTGACGAAGATAGGTGGCCATAGTCCCCTACTCCGTTGACAATGTGAAACAAGACAGCCAGGTTGGAAGACTTCCATAGAGCCCCCCTATGTTGAGAGTTGGAGATAATGCTGCACGCGAGCAAGGCCGCCGCGCCAATAACCACCAGCACTGGTAGTGTTAACCGCGGCCAGTTGACGTTGATATAGGTTTCTGACTGGTATGCCACCCCATTGGAATCTGTACTGTTTGGCCCGGTGCGAATCCGCTCGGTTATTCCCAAGGCGATACTCTCGACGATGCGAGATAGGTTGCCGGCGATCAGAACGTCGGTGGTGGCTCCGGTTAGATCGGTTCTATCGCCAAAGGGGAGCATGGCCTTAGCAATGAAAATCTGCTGTAGAAGCTTGTGTATCTTGGTCAGATCTGCCCCGTGCACTGCGAACATGGCCTGCTCTGGGAAGTCACCGCCGGCTGGCCTGAACAGGTTCAACCCAGAATTGGCACCATTGACAGGTTCCAGCGACAGGTGAGTCTCGTCCTGGATATTCAGGGTATTTTGCGTGACCGATACGTTGCTGTAGAGGAACCCGGCAAGGCTTAAACGACATTCGAGGACTTCGAATTCTGATAGATTTGCAATCCCCAAGGCGCGCCATACGGCAAAGTTGATAAGGTTCACATTTGAATCATTAGCAGCCAAGGTCGTGTTCAGCTGCGTATACTTGAGGGTCGCGCTTTCGTGCTCCCTTTTAGACCCGAGCTTGAATCCTCCGGGGGTTGTGATCGTGCAGTCTGTGGACAACGTGCTCTGGAAAGTTTCGCAGGTGTTCACGGCTGACTGGGTTACATTTTTGCATTCGCCCACGGCACCCAGCGATAGGTAGCTGGGGTTCTGCGGCCAGGCGCAATTCGACGTTGGGCAGGTGAATGCGCGTGGTGAAGGGGAGCCGAAGAGCCCGTTGAGAATGGCGCCCTGCATGGCGAAGTCGGTGTAATCTTTTAGTATTGTCAGCTCGCATGTATGCATAGGACACcgccaaaagaaaataccgTCCTTCACTCACCGACTACAGTGTTTTGATAGTTCCAAGACGCCCCGGATTCATAAGCCTGGCTAACCTTGAACGACGCTGTCTCATTGTCCATGACTGCCTGGCGACTTGGAAAGAAGACCAGTTGCTGTGCAAACGGATCAAATCCTAGAGCGACAATTGTTATAATCGCTCCTAGAGCGCCTAGGCTCAATGGAACcttgaaaagaaaaaccaaagCGCCCAAGGGTCCACGACTTGCATTATTATACAAGTCCATGTCACTCAATCGATGGGCCCTGTTGAAATGCACCCACTTTAACTGGCTGATAGATTCAGTTACAGGAAGGAGTAAACTTGTCTTTGAGGCTGTTGCAAGAGCTGAAATCACAGTGTTCGGTGCTATTAATAGATGCCACGCGGAGAGAGACGTTCCTTGGACGCCGATCAGGACACCCACCATCGCAACCACACACGCCGCGCTGAAAATCAGGGAGGTGATTTCCCATAGCCAACTGTCCTTCCCTGTCAAGAACTTCCCAGTTTTCTTCGATAATGGCTCATCGGTTGTACTGGCCGCTTGGTTTTCGAGTGTTGGAAATGATGAGCAGCGTGAATCACGACTGatgctgcttctgcttccgcTTGCTGATTCGGTATCTCCCACCGTGTCGCTCGGATGCCGATCGTTTACTAAACCAacgatattaatattacGACCGTTCCAGAATCAGAAAGTTCTCACAAAGACTAGAAGCTGATGGCCGCCCACGGTCTGCGCTGGTTCTTGTGACCAACGGTGTCTCAGAGGCGTTTGCAGATGGTTCCAGTTCAAACGAGACTGCTTCTGAATTTGGATTCATTGTGAGGTGGGGAGGAAAGATAATTTTGCTTAACACCGGATTCGCCTCGGCTCTGTTGCTTTTATTCCTGGCGAGCTTCAGTGACAAGGCTGAATTCCGGGGCAGTGCCTGTGCCCTCCAGGAGTATGGGCTTCGTTGACCAATTAACTGCCATCTCTTCTTGACGAACTCCTCGAAATTAGTGGAAAATGCTCCTCTTTTGTGCTCAAAGCCTCATGCTAATTATGTAAAATAAACTGAAAGTAACTGGGACGAGAATCCTCCTTTCATGCAGCTAAAAATTCAAATGCGACATGATGGGCATCTGCCACACCTCTGTAACCTCATTAGTAGAGACAGTCAGGCTCTTTCGGCGTGAAACACCCCGGATTAAAACCCTTGACTCCTCTTCAAGTACACCCCCCGCACTGTGGAGACCAAGGCCGTTGTTTCATGTCTATCTATTTGCTGATGATGGCAATAAGCTCAATTGAGAGACCTGACAAGGGCCGTGCGCCGTCACCTCCACCCCGAAGATGTCTCCGCGGAGAAATCATATATGATTATGAcagtcaacaacaacccttTCTTGAATTCTCTTCTGAGCCCCACAGCGGCTCGGAGCGACTACCAGGGATAAGACTTGGGGACCCCGGAAGCTCCTCGTGTTTTTATTGAGATCGGCTTTTTGATTTTGGGAGGCAGACGTGGTGTTATATATACAACGTGGGTCAACAGTTTGTGCACACTTCCCGCAACCATAGAACTTCTAAACTTCAACCACCAACAACGCCACCAATATGAGAGCTTTCGGCGCCAAAACAAGTGGAAATCGAAGGCCTGGAGGAGTGCTTCCAAATGAATCTCGCGCAGCCATTATAGATGCATTAGCGGCTCAAATCACCCATGAAAATCGCGACTGAGTTTCGCGTTTCCAGGCGTGTGgtgtataatattaaaaaccGCTGGATTACCACCAAAACACTTGAATTTAAGCCTAGAACGGGAAGGCCGTCAAGGTTTAGCCAATCAACTGTAAGATGTATATACCAGACGGTACGCAGATTTCCAACATTAAGGCCCTGGCTGCAGGCACACCTAATTCTCTATCTCAACAATCAAGCGGGTTCTAAAGTGATACCATATTAGGAAATGGAAGTCAAAGAAGATAATACCAGTATCGAAAGAATCAGTGAAGAAACGATATAAATTTGCAAGGTTGTAATAGAAATATCAGCTCTGGAAACGCTGGGCCTCGGAATGGTCCGGTCCCAGTCCCAATATTTAGGACTGGGACTGGACCATTCCTAGGGAGTATGCCAAGAGTATACGACACAAAAGTCCGCGGCCAGCTTTAAAGCTGAGGTAATTGATGAGGGGATAGCATCTCAGTCCCCAAAAATCGATAGGTTTGCTTAGGTTTGGTTTATGATAAATTGAAAGAGACTGATAAAGTTACTATTTAACGGGACATCTTTATCTTGACCGGACGGGTTTGATAGGAAGACGCAGTAAGAATGCCCCGTGGTAACGGCCAGGTACGCTTTAGAGATTAGGGCTTCCCACCCGCCAAGTTACCAAACATGTATAGATAATGGCACGTTTGATAACATATTCCAAATGTTGATAAAGAGTAAATCTTTGGCAGCGTTATCACATAGGTTATCTACTAGATTCACTAGAGATAGAATATTGGTAATGTTATCAAGATTAATGACTGAGGGGtagtgaaaagaaaatgggatACCTGATGCTAAAAAATGGagatgtacggagtacagagtTCACTGTTGTTTCAACGGGCTAAGCCCGGATGTTTGGGCTGTTATAGCTATCCCAAGCCTGGTTCAGTCGAATAACATCATTCATAATGAACTAACTAAACTGAATatcaataaataaacaaaaaacatacaacaggagggattcgctggtggtcacccacccaactactaacctcccggcgtgtggcttaagtacggctgagcggacgggaagccctgttctccacaccctatggtcgtatgtactgatTTACGCTAAGTAAGAAGTCTATATGGCACTGTACTACATCTATATGATCATATATTCAGTCTATGAATACAATGTGTGCTTCGTTCTCCATGGTCTGAGTACCTTATGGCACAATTTTGCGGTCCTGTCATTATTATGCACGATTGACATTACAAAACAGTACTAATAACCATTAATTGTTTGTAGGACCTCTCCAAGAAGTGAAGCCAAGTGAAGTTCAAGGATGGACGGATATCCCTTTCGGGGCCATGCAATCATGCTACGCCGCTTCAAAACTCCTGCAAATCCTTCTTGCCCGAGAGCCTGCGTCGAAACTCAATGACGATGGAGTAGTCCTGAACTTGTTGTCACCTGACCTATGTTATCCTCAGTTCACTTGCGAAGATGATAGCTGGATGGATACTATACTGAAGCTGCCCCTTGCGCGCTCCACAGTAACCAGTAGCCGCCCGTTGCTTGCGGTGCCATTAGCGGGTCAGAAAGGCCGTGGAGCGTATAAGGCGCTAATGGGGCTTTGTCTGTTTTTGTCACCagggaagatggaagaaggcTCAGCCAACGTACTCACCTGAAATCTtcgacaacaccaccaaGAAGTTCAAGTTAAGTGTCTTGGAAAGTCGACCGACGCGTTGAAGCAGGCTGCTTGCATTGTACGTGAGAACCACGTCAAGTTCCCGCtcataatatatttaatcattctctatattgatattattatagttcTAGTGGCTGTTCTAGTCTTCTAAACCTtaacctttttttaaatagtgcaatataatatattttaacgGCCGGGACCTCAGGCAGTGATTACTCAGCCGCCTAGGTGATGGCTCCCTAAAGGGCTTAGGTTAGGCCCAATTTCatataataagattataagAGATTCTTAGCTAAAAAGAAGGGTATTAGTTGTATACTGCTCCATGAACAACAGTACGACCtgatataatagaaaaacGCAAAGTGTTATGATATAGTAATTGAGTAACATACCAGGCAAGTGGAGGTATCTAGGGGAGACATGCACTGCTGGCAGGCAGGATCGATTCAATAGGGGACAAAGGCAAAGGATCAGTATGAATGTACGTACAAACGATAGAGGCAGTGGCTTACGGCTACTGCCTAGGAATATATGTCTGTCACAGCTAACGGCTCCAGATGGACGCTCAACTTAATCCCAATACTACTAAATACAAAGCCCGAAATTGTGAAAGCTGATCTATAAACCTATTCCCTTGTAATGCAAGACTATAACCCTCTTTTTTGCATTTCTTTTCGAACAAGAAATCCCGGAAATGAGAAATCCCCGATGTagaaaatcaatatatcCGTGATGTACGCTGATCACAATTCAAATTCCAAGATACTTGTACCCAATCCCCCGTGTATATCCGGGTAGGTATAGTATAGTATCAAAGGATGGAGAACGAACCATGGGAAGTGTATGGGGTAGGCGTTCTTGTAGTTCTATCGATGCCTTTGTTGGGTTTGTAAGGCCAAAAGTTGCAGGATGAAGAGGCGCAGTAGTAACGCATTGTGGTCAGGCGGGAACGGAGGCAGTGTCCCGATTTCAATGTCTTTCGAAGAGTAGCAGTCAGAAACAGATTCCCCAAAATAGCCGTCACTGATACTCACCGGAATTCCTAGACTCTGATCGCCGACCGCTGAAGCATTTCCAGACCACAAGGATGGAAGGCGGGCATGTTACCAATAGCGTCACGATCGCGATCGTTGCCTCGACCGACACCatgatatctattatattatatataaaatgggGTATAAAGAGTGAGTTGTTCAAAGGGGTTCAGTTAATATAGCTGCAGCACGATAGATTTAAAAGTCGAGGTTCTGGGAGCCTCTGACCTTGAATTGGGAATTGATCAAATGGGGTGCACACCGCTACCCACAAGGATGTTGTTGAAATCTCTGATCTATACGTAGCCTTGTTCGAGAATGCATTTCGGTTCTGGATAACACACGATGAGATGTGATGGTTAGTGGCGACGTAAAAAGTTCGATCAGTGTGGTGTAAGTTTGAAAATGTGTTGCTGGTAACAAGGGTATTTAGTTGAGTTCGAAACTATGCATATATACTCAAGCGGATCAGGATAGACAGTGGCTGACCAGTGCCGCCATCTAGAATAAGAACCGTCTGGACCTACTGCCGATTGTGGTAGGctttcatttttatttccatttttctttcatttctttttctcctttttttccccaaaTCGTGTAGTGCTGGAACTGGGATGCATGTCCGCCTGTCCGCATACCCCAAGCGCCTTGGACGCTTGTTGTCGATATTTATTTCTCGGCCTTGCTGCGACGCGCGAGAAACCAAGCCAAAGGCAGCGGGCAAAGCTGCTCTGGCCACACCATCAAGAACGCTGCCTGCAATAGCCCCTGTATTGGCGCTGGATGATGGTGGATATGAATTCGATGAGTGGGATGGCGTAGGATATACGGTATATGTAGTTGACACACTCAAGGTAGTTGAAACAGGTGAGAAAAATGATAGAGTGGCCGAAGATGTAGGGGTTGATGAAGCTGAACGCCTCTTGGCGGCCAAAACGAATGCAAAATAGAGTAAGGTTGTGTATAATCAACATACCTGTTCCAGATCTCATCACCGTTAGAGTACTCAACCAATCCACCGAGGGCATAATCAGACAATCCACAGCCGACATATCCATCTGTCTCGTTGTGCGCTGTTGATCAGAAGTTCGCGTGGAAGAGGTTCCAGGAGCCGTTCGCACACTGCTCTAGGACCTTTCCAGCGTGAAACTTCTAGCAGATGCTTGTAATCTCCCCTCCCGGGAAGTATGGCTCGTAGGGCAACTGTCAAGAGATCATTGCCGGTTTTGCCACAGTCCGTTTCATACTCCACGCGGCACCTTTCCCGCCAAAGAGCATAGCCTTCAGACATTTTATGTAGAAATCATACCGGGCGGAAGCGTTAGTAGGTCATTAAGTGTGTTGTATGCGGAGGTGCCACCTCAACCCGCGAACATAGGGCAAGGGGCAGCCGAGGTCCTAGTGCCCATGCACGCCGTTTGTGAGGAAGGAGCGGAATGATATGAAAGTGGGGCTTGTTAGGTGAGACTCGGATCTAGCGCTATGACTTACCTGGGTTGAGGACCAGGGAAGGGCATAgggttttcattttctaaATGAATCAGTCGCTACATTAGCCGCTCGGCACCAGCGCGTCAGGGCTTACAATGCGGATAGAGCAGTCTATGCCATTTCCAGCTTTAGGGCTGTCTCGCTTCTCGACAGGGTCGTATTCAACAGGGATCAGAACCTGGCTTGGGCAGGCGTTTCACAAGTCGGTCGAGGAGCCACTGGGTTGATCCCAGGGCCCACAGGCCTCCCCAGCACCAACACCGACT
This DNA window, taken from Aspergillus flavus chromosome 5, complete sequence, encodes the following:
- a CDS encoding uncharacterized protein (of unknown function-domain containing protein), coding for MNPNSEAVSFELEPSANASETPLVTRTSADRGRPSASSLLNDRHPSDTVGDTESASGSRSSISRDSRCSSFPTLENQAASTTDEPLSKKTGKFLTGKDSWLWEITSLIFSAACVVAMVGVLIGVQGTSLSAWHLLIAPNTVISALATASKTSLLLPVTESISQLKWVHFNRAHRLSDMDLYNNASRGPLGALVFLFKVPLSLGALGAIITIVALGFDPFAQQLVFFPSRQAVMDNETASFKVSQAYESGASWNYQNTVVDYTDFAMQGAILNGLFGSPSPRAFTCPTSNCAWPQNPSYLSLGAVGECKNVTQSAVNTCETFQSTLSTDCTITTPGGFKLGSKREHESATLKYTQLNTTLAANDSNVNLINFAVWRALGIANLSEFEVLECRLSLAGFLYSNVSVTQNTLNIQDETHLSLEPVNGANSGLNLFRPAGGDFPEQAMFAVHGADLTKIHKLLQQIFIAKAMLPFGDRTDLTGATTDVLIAGNLSRIVESIALGITERIRTGPNSTDSNGVAYQSETYINVNWPRLTLPVLVVIGAAALLACSIISNSQHRGALWKSSNLAVLFHIVNGVGDYGHLSSSNDAPLGSVEALAEKMRVFRGDNMEFTPSA
- a CDS encoding uncharacterized protein (expressed protein) — its product is MHVRLSAYPKRLGRLLSIFISRPCCDARETKPKAAGKAALATPSRTLPAIAPVLALDDGGYEFDEWDGVGYTVYVVDTLKVVETGEKNDRVAEDVGVDEAERLLAAKTNAK